A region from the Aphis gossypii isolate Hap1 chromosome 1, ASM2018417v2, whole genome shotgun sequence genome encodes:
- the LOC114132433 gene encoding serine/threonine-protein kinase grp codes for MSSEFVEGWRIAQTLGEGTFGEVKLLINQNTNGTVAMKIIDLKNFPDALMMVKKEAAIHSRLKHSSIIKYFGHRHSKDNYFIFLEYASGGELFDRIEPDIGMPHSEAKKFFKELLAGVEYLHNNGIAHRDLKPENLLLDEHGNLKISDFGLATLFLCGGKRRKLEKRCGTRPYLAPEVLSELPYQAEPSDIWSCGIILVSMLAGELPWEMPSADDEDYKLWKTTDYANHSPWCKLDTLALSLVRKILIPTPSKRYDIPKIQAHHWFIKSKTSDNKKVGISVLSDRGFDDARPCYSQPAPAAVPFSVSIPPNESDIHSFTQPTQVEDLLLSSQIQTSQTVSTTLNNSIQKLVKRMTRFIVCLSSDEALATLSQFLDDLGYTCKINTSGLVTITTADQRLVFKSNVIPMNHQTLMDFRLSRGCGLEFKRHFVAIKNAMAKFIYKGPMMWPVAMATNTVP; via the exons ATGAGTTCTGAATTTGTTGAAGGATGGAGAATCGCTCAAACTTTAGGCGAAGGAACATTTGGCGA AGTAAAACTTTTGATAAACCAAAATACAAATGGCACTGTAgctatgaaaataattgatcTAAAAAATTTTCCTGATGCACTGATGATGGTAAAAAAAGAAGCAGCCATACATTCCCGTTTGAAGCAttcaagtattattaaatattttggacaTCGTCATAgcaaagataattattttatattcttagaaTATGCATCTGGAGGTGAACTATTTGATCGAATTG AACCAGACATTGGAATGCCTCACTCTGAAGCCAAGAAGTTTTTTAAAGAGTTGCTTGCTGGAGTT gaatatttacataataatggtATTGCTCATAGAGATTTGAAACCAGAAAATTTATTGTTGGATGAAcatggaaatttaaaaataagtgattTTGGATTagcaactttatttttatgtggtGGGAaa aGGCGTAAACTTGAAAAAAGATGTGGAACACGACCGTATTTAGCTCCCGAAGTTTTGTCAGAGTTACCTTATCAAGCTGAACCTTCTGATATTTGGTCATGTGGTATTATACTAGTTTCTATGCTTGCTGgag AGTTACCTTGGGAAATGCCATCAGCTGATGAtgaagattataaattatggaaGACTACTGATTATGCTAATCATTCACCATGGTGCAAATTAGATACTTTAGCATTGTCTcttgtaagaaaaatattaataccaacACCATCCAAAAGATATGATATACCAAAAATTCAAGCTCATCATTGGTTCATTAAGTCAAAAACAAgtg ATAACAAGAAAGTGGGCATTTCTGTTTTATCTGATAGAGGATTTGATGATGCACGTCCTTGTTATTCTCAACCCGCTCCAGCAGCCGTTCCATTTTCTGTATCTATTCCACCTAATGAATCTGATATACATTCATTTACTCAGCCTACTCAGGTTGAAGATTTGTTGTTATCTTCACAAATTCAGACATCACAAACAGTGTCAACCACGTTAAAc AATTCTATTCAGAAATTAGTCAAAAGAATGACtagatttattgtttgtttatcaTCTGATGAAGCATTGGCTACTTTGTCACAGTTTCTTGATGATTTGGGTTATacatgtaaaatcaatacttcTGGTTTG GTTACAATTACCACTGCTGATCAGCGTTTAGTGTTTAAATCGAATGTGATTCCAATGAACCATCAGACACTAATGGACTTCAGACTGTCAAGAGGTTGTGGCTTAGAATTTAAAAGACATTTTGTTGCCATTAAAAATGCAATGgcaaaatttatatacaaaggTCCAATGATGTGGCCAGTTGCTATGGCCACTAATACAGTACCATGA
- the LOC114132435 gene encoding docking protein 1, with the protein MGCVYSSRKTLPPFFFKVINIDDNGKEKYHGQMEVATCNLILHKSGEPSIIWPLSTIRRYGYEDFMFCFEAGRSSPFGQGIFAFRSKDAKNIFNAVKDKLQIESGADVVKDITSEVRNYSSQSCTSTHTIEKVYDEFSFNGLRFSSELNNIIQPPDLMLDPDTAFLPRSSYVNMLNDNEEEDDLFNDPFELPKDTPTYTEVEIAVCTPKRKSESLPTSPTDIPSYTAIDFNQTMHLSQKMLRGSEDAGIRKTRHDSTMSNP; encoded by the exons ATGGGCTGTGTTTACAGCAGCAGAAAAACTTTACCACCGTTTTTCTTCAAA gttataaatatagatgaCAATGGCAAAGAGAAATACCATGGCCAAATGGAAGTCGCCACTTGCAATCTTATATTGCATAAAAGTGGAGAACCGTCCATTATTTGGCCGTTAAGCACGATTCGACGTTATGGATATGAAGATTTCATGTTTTGCTTTGAGGCCGGCCGCTCGTCTCCTTTTGGCCAAGGCATATTTGCATTCAGAAGTAAAGacgcaaaaaatatttttaatgctgTCAAAGATAAATTacag attGAGAGTGGAGCAGATGTAGTTAAAGATATAACTTCTGAAGTACGTAATTATTCCAGTCAGTCATGCACAAGTACACATACAATTGAAAAAGTTTATGATGAATTTAGTTTCAATGGACTAAGGTTTAGTAGCGAGTTGAACAATATCATCCAACCTCCAGATCTCATGCTAGACCCAGATACTGCATTTTTACCAAGAAGTTCTTATGTGAACATGCTGAATGACAATGAAGAAGaagatgatttatttaatgatccTTTTGAGTTACCTAAAGATACTCCCACGTACACAGAAGTTGAAATAGCTGTTTGCACGCCTAAAAGGAAGAGCGAATCACTGCCTACTTCCCCTACAGATATACCGAGTTATACAGCAATTGATTTCAATCAAACAATGCATTTAAGTCAAAAAATGCTTAGAGGTAGTGAAGATGCTGGGATCAGGAAAACTAGACATGATTCTACAATGAGCAatccttaa